In one Pelagibaculum spongiae genomic region, the following are encoded:
- a CDS encoding LabA-like NYN domain-containing protein, which produces MSKIAVFVDVQNIYYTTRQAWGLPFNYRKFWQHLSHQGDIVMANAYAIARADDGQHKFQSALRHIGFDVKLKPYIQRSDGSAKGDWDVGITIDIMQAAPNVDRVILLSGDGDFDMLINKIRKDYKVITEVYGVEALTANSLIRSANVFHPIEPELLLQ; this is translated from the coding sequence ATGAGTAAGATTGCTGTTTTTGTTGATGTGCAAAATATTTACTACACCACCCGTCAGGCTTGGGGGCTTCCCTTCAACTATCGCAAGTTCTGGCAGCATCTTAGCCATCAGGGCGATATCGTAATGGCCAATGCCTATGCCATTGCCCGCGCTGACGACGGCCAACATAAGTTCCAGAGCGCACTGCGCCATATCGGTTTTGATGTGAAATTAAAGCCCTATATTCAGCGTAGCGACGGTAGTGCCAAAGGCGATTGGGATGTCGGAATTACCATCGATATTATGCAAGCAGCACCGAATGTTGACCGGGTAATTTTGCTATCGGGTGATGGGGATTTTGATATGCTAATTAACAAAATTCGAAAAGATTATAAAGTGATTACTGAGGTCTATGGCGTGGAAGCATTGACGGCCAATTCTTTAATTCGATCCGCTAATGTTTTCCACCCAATTGAGCCAGAGCTATTGCTGCAATAG
- a CDS encoding PaaI family thioesterase, whose translation MSEVPQKRLSKQTEHYQSLESMYLSAPVNQIYLPKITVSEAQAVIEIEVDPKLFHSAGAVHGSVYFKMLDDAAFFAANSLEPELFVLTTSFTTYITRPISNGKMRSVGKVVNMNRSQWIVEAVVYDGQDREIGRGNGLFVRSKQLLNQVPGYSAE comes from the coding sequence ATGTCTGAAGTTCCCCAGAAGCGCTTATCTAAGCAAACCGAGCACTATCAATCATTGGAAAGCATGTATCTGTCGGCACCAGTCAATCAAATCTATTTACCGAAGATTACCGTATCTGAAGCGCAAGCGGTGATTGAAATTGAAGTCGATCCTAAGCTGTTTCACTCTGCAGGTGCGGTGCATGGTTCGGTGTATTTCAAGATGCTTGATGATGCAGCCTTTTTTGCTGCCAATTCACTCGAACCGGAACTGTTTGTGCTGACAACGTCATTTACCACTTACATCACTCGGCCAATTTCTAATGGCAAAATGCGTTCAGTAGGTAAGGTGGTCAATATGAACCGAAGCCAATGGATTGTCGAAGCAGTAGTTTATGACGGCCAAGATCGAGAGATTGGCCGAGGTAATGGACTTTTTGTTCGCAGTAAACAATTGCTCAATCAAGTGCCGGGGTATTCAGCAGAGTAA